In Leptolyngbya sp. NIES-2104, the genomic window TTGAGATTGCTTTCGCGTTTGGCTCAACGGTTCCCACTAACACCGCGACTCCTTCAGGCAAACTCGATGCCAGTTCCGCGAGTTGTCTTGCCATTGTTTCGACAAAGTTTGGATCAAGCAACAAATCGCGAGGCGGATAACCACAGAGTGAAAGTTCTGGTGTTAGAAGTAAGCGAACTCCTTCAGCGGCAGCACGATCGGCAGCTTTGAGAATTTTGTCAGCGTTGCCTTGGAGATCTCCGATCGTCGGATTGAGTTGTGCGATCGCAATTTTCATGATGATTGGTTCAGGTCTTGCAAAATAGCAGTAATGTTTGTTTTCAATTCGGGTAGATTCTGCTCTACCACTTGCCACACTTCTTCAGAATCAACACGCACATAATCATGAATCAACACATCCCTTAATCCTGCAATTCGTTTCCAAGGAACATCAGGGTAACTTTCTCTAAATGAAAGTGGTAGC contains:
- a CDS encoding DUF86 domain-containing protein, translating into MREPRLLLSDILECIGWIESYTAEGRAAFLQNRMMRDAVVRNLEVIGEATKQLPLSFRESYPDVPWKRIAGLRDVLIHDYVRVDSEEVWQVVEQNLPELKTNITAILQDLNQSS